In a single window of the Lepidochelys kempii isolate rLepKem1 chromosome 21, rLepKem1.hap2, whole genome shotgun sequence genome:
- the EPS8L3 gene encoding epidermal growth factor receptor kinase substrate 8-like protein 3 isoform X2 — protein MEPFGHRTESEYNEFSNGSPDLIRANSTSRPSSKAIYRQRKHYTLSTLKQQSNFQHRVEHLLTAHVDSKDICGVDDCVAQLKMMDAQGRVWGQDMVLQVKGPELLLSDIETKEELESYPLESVQACAAILSPCVYNSILAVTVREQSQHGSSILLFQCEQLGAELMKANLEKAIKEWKGERESQDMLRSSLETMLSQQSRGSFHSSLPQISQDRWAGLSDPNPVIPPTPQEWQSQDQVPRNPPAFMDYGPGQPQPPKPRDEWTDPSLQAMQDLDKDTEILNHVLSDIELFVGKLKETSGSVSSKKKSKKKDKERGVLPPEPEWEACFQKIKYALNLLGKLRPKLQQQPSAPELVRLVFSTLSFILSNCPWPSLASSIVSPLLTEAAIDLVDESLEKKDYDTWKSLGKAWHTTRAEYPDRQFIPPYIPIFSDGWVPPLPTQRATATHVERQPLGSQNHATSRAPSSPPQLMQAMYEFQARNNKELTVMKGELLEILDQRKKWWLARNRAGERGYIPNNIVGPVDQKPAENSMNQAPSSSPGLQQKSTPAEVTAWLRNMGFSKITVKCLGVLSGNQLLGMSQEDMKTVCPEEGRRVFFKLSAVKSSLGIGPHD, from the exons ATGGAGCCCTTTGGCCACAGGACCGAGTCTGAGTACAA TGAGTTCAGCAATGGCAGCCCAGACCTCATCAGAGCCAACAGCACATCCAGGCCCAGCAGCAAAGCCATTTACC GCCAGCGCAAACATTACACCCTCTCCACACTGAAGCAGCAAAGCAATTTCCAGCACCGCGTGGAG CACCTGCTCACCGCCCACGTGGACTCCAAGGACATCTGTGGCGTGGACGACTGTGTGGCACAGCTGAAGATGATGGATGCGCAGGGACGGGTCTGGGGACAGGACATGGTCCTGCAAGTGAAGGGCCCCGAGCTGCTGTTGAGCGACATCGAGACCAAG GAGGAGTTGGAGAGCTACCCCCTTGAGAGCGTCCAGGCGTGCGCTGCCATACTCAGCCCCTGTGTCTACAACTCCATCCTGGCCGTCACCGTGAGGGAGCAGAGCCAGCATGGGAGCAGCATCCTCCTCTTCCAGTGCGAGCAGCTTGGG GCAGAGCTGATGAAAGCCAACCTGGAGAAGGCCATCAAGGAGTGGAAAGGGGAACGGGAGAGTCAGGACATGCTCAG GAGCAGTTTGGAGACCATGCTGTCCCAGCAGAGCCGAGGGTCCTTCCACAGCAGCCTCCCACAGATCAGCCAGGATAGGTGGGCTGGACTGTCAGACCCAAACCCCGTTATTCCTCCCACACCACAggagtggcagagccaagacCAGGTGCCCCGGAATCCTCCAGCCTTCATGGATTATG GGCCTGGCCAGCCGCAGCCCCCAAAGCCGAGAGATGAGTGGACGGATCCCAGCTTGCAGGCAATGCAGGACTTGGACAAAGACACT GAAATCCTGAACCATGTGCTGAGTGACATCGAGCTCTTTGTGGGGAAGCTGAAGGAGACGAGCGGCTCGGTGAGCAGCAAGAAGAAGTCGAAGAAAAAGGACAAGGAGAGAggag TGCTGCCCCCAGAGCCTGAGTGGGAGGCCTGCTTCCAGAAGATCAAATACGCCTTAAACCTGCTG GGGAAGCTGAGACCtaagctgcagcagcagcccagtgCCCCGGAACTGGTTCGACTCGTCTTCTCCACCCTCTCCTTT ATTTTGTCCAACTGTCCCTGGCCCAGCCTGGCCTCCTCCATTGTTTCCCCTCTGCTGACCGAGGCAGCCATCGACCTGGTGGACGAGTCTTTGGAGAAAAAGGATTATGACACCTGGAAGAGTCTGGGCAAGGCTTGGCACACCACGAG ggcagagtACCCAGACAGACAGTTCATCCCTCCCTACATCCCCATCTTCTCAGATGGGTGGGTGCCCCCCCTGCCGACCCAGAGGGCGACTGCCACTCATGTGGAGAGG CAGCCCCTGGGAAGCCAGAACCATGCCACGTCCAG AGCTCCTTCTAGTCCCCCGCAGCTCATGCAAGCCATGTACGAATTCCAGGCCAGGAACAACAAGGAGCTGACTGTCATGAAAGGGGAATTGCTGGAG ATTCTAGACCAGCGGAAGAAGTGGTGGCTTGCTAGAAACAGAGCAGGTGAGAGGGGCTATATCCCGAACAACATCGTGGGGCCAGTGGATCAGAAGCCTGCAGAGAACAGCATGAACCAA GCGCCAAGCAGCTCCCCTGGTCTCCAGCAGAAGTCCACGCCGGCGGAGGTGACGGCCTGGCTGAGGAACATGGGCTTCTCCAAGAT CACCGTGAAGTGCCTTGGCGTGCTCAGTGGCAACCAGCTGCTGGGGATGAGCCAGGAGGACATGAAAACTGTCTG
- the EPS8L3 gene encoding epidermal growth factor receptor kinase substrate 8-like protein 3 isoform X1 — MMDAQGRVWGQDMVLQVKGPELLLSDIETKEELESYPLESVQACAAILSPCVYNSILAVTVREQSQHGSSILLFQCEQLGAELMKANLEKAIKEWKGERESQDMLRSSLETMLSQQSRGSFHSSLPQISQDRWAGLSDPNPVIPPTPQEWQSQDQVPRNPPAFMDYGPGQPQPPKPRDEWTDPSLQAMQDLDKDTEILNHVLSDIELFVGKLKETSGSVSSKKKSKKKDKERGVLPPEPEWEACFQKIKYALNLLGKLRPKLQQQPSAPELVRLVFSTLSFILSNCPWPSLASSIVSPLLTEAAIDLVDESLEKKDYDTWKSLGKAWHTTRAEYPDRQFIPPYIPIFSDGWVPPLPTQRATATHVERQPLGSQNHATSRAPSSPPQLMQAMYEFQARNNKELTVMKGELLEILDQRKKWWLARNRAGERGYIPNNIVGPVDQKPAENSMNQAPSSSPGLQQKSTPAEVTAWLRNMGFSKITVKCLGVLSGNQLLGMSQEDMKTVCPEEGRRVFFKLSAVKSSLGIGPHD, encoded by the exons ATGATGGATGCGCAGGGACGGGTCTGGGGACAGGACATGGTCCTGCAAGTGAAGGGCCCCGAGCTGCTGTTGAGCGACATCGAGACCAAG GAGGAGTTGGAGAGCTACCCCCTTGAGAGCGTCCAGGCGTGCGCTGCCATACTCAGCCCCTGTGTCTACAACTCCATCCTGGCCGTCACCGTGAGGGAGCAGAGCCAGCATGGGAGCAGCATCCTCCTCTTCCAGTGCGAGCAGCTTGGG GCAGAGCTGATGAAAGCCAACCTGGAGAAGGCCATCAAGGAGTGGAAAGGGGAACGGGAGAGTCAGGACATGCTCAG GAGCAGTTTGGAGACCATGCTGTCCCAGCAGAGCCGAGGGTCCTTCCACAGCAGCCTCCCACAGATCAGCCAGGATAGGTGGGCTGGACTGTCAGACCCAAACCCCGTTATTCCTCCCACACCACAggagtggcagagccaagacCAGGTGCCCCGGAATCCTCCAGCCTTCATGGATTATG GGCCTGGCCAGCCGCAGCCCCCAAAGCCGAGAGATGAGTGGACGGATCCCAGCTTGCAGGCAATGCAGGACTTGGACAAAGACACT GAAATCCTGAACCATGTGCTGAGTGACATCGAGCTCTTTGTGGGGAAGCTGAAGGAGACGAGCGGCTCGGTGAGCAGCAAGAAGAAGTCGAAGAAAAAGGACAAGGAGAGAggag TGCTGCCCCCAGAGCCTGAGTGGGAGGCCTGCTTCCAGAAGATCAAATACGCCTTAAACCTGCTG GGGAAGCTGAGACCtaagctgcagcagcagcccagtgCCCCGGAACTGGTTCGACTCGTCTTCTCCACCCTCTCCTTT ATTTTGTCCAACTGTCCCTGGCCCAGCCTGGCCTCCTCCATTGTTTCCCCTCTGCTGACCGAGGCAGCCATCGACCTGGTGGACGAGTCTTTGGAGAAAAAGGATTATGACACCTGGAAGAGTCTGGGCAAGGCTTGGCACACCACGAG ggcagagtACCCAGACAGACAGTTCATCCCTCCCTACATCCCCATCTTCTCAGATGGGTGGGTGCCCCCCCTGCCGACCCAGAGGGCGACTGCCACTCATGTGGAGAGG CAGCCCCTGGGAAGCCAGAACCATGCCACGTCCAG AGCTCCTTCTAGTCCCCCGCAGCTCATGCAAGCCATGTACGAATTCCAGGCCAGGAACAACAAGGAGCTGACTGTCATGAAAGGGGAATTGCTGGAG ATTCTAGACCAGCGGAAGAAGTGGTGGCTTGCTAGAAACAGAGCAGGTGAGAGGGGCTATATCCCGAACAACATCGTGGGGCCAGTGGATCAGAAGCCTGCAGAGAACAGCATGAACCAA GCGCCAAGCAGCTCCCCTGGTCTCCAGCAGAAGTCCACGCCGGCGGAGGTGACGGCCTGGCTGAGGAACATGGGCTTCTCCAAGAT CACCGTGAAGTGCCTTGGCGTGCTCAGTGGCAACCAGCTGCTGGGGATGAGCCAGGAGGACATGAAAACTGTCTG